In Saccharicrinis fermentans DSM 9555 = JCM 21142, a genomic segment contains:
- a CDS encoding ABC transporter permease/substrate-binding protein translates to MEIFERRAYLMQLISEHILISFGALTITALVGILVGIWVFYSAKSRAFVMPIVNFLYTIPSIAMFGLLIPLVGIGLRNALIVLVLYGLLPMVRNTFTGLNEVRTDIVEAAEGMGATTYQIFKGVYFPLALPSILSGLRITTVMLVALTGLAALIGAGGLGQAIFRGLNTMNTPMIVTGSLLISLFAILGDRFVGVLEGRVVRMVSHNASRRLKRKVFMNMFVLLFVLLAATVYLNPFSSSGHQTVTVASKPTGEQFILGEIMAQLIEENTDLQVIRKFGIGGGTTNIHPAMMSGEVDMYVEYTGTGWMNVLNEKLPNDNQVVFDLLKSEYEEKFKFKWLGLLGFNNTYALAIPDSLADQFNIRNSSDLARNSQYFMFGAEFDFFERPDGYQGLVDTYGFHFASIHEMDINLRYNAIVQGKVNAIDAFTTDAKIVAQNLRVLDDDLNYFPSYEAGVVIRSEILQEHPELEPLLLKLNGEISTETMMKMNYQVEVAQKDPKQVAASFIQQLKKKS, encoded by the coding sequence ATGGAAATTTTTGAACGAAGGGCTTATCTCATGCAATTGATATCGGAACATATTCTGATATCTTTTGGCGCCTTGACTATCACAGCACTTGTTGGAATATTAGTGGGTATCTGGGTTTTTTATTCGGCTAAATCACGCGCTTTCGTAATGCCTATTGTCAATTTCTTATACACTATACCATCTATTGCCATGTTTGGTTTGTTGATACCCTTAGTGGGTATTGGTCTTAGAAATGCGTTGATCGTTTTGGTATTGTATGGTCTGCTTCCGATGGTGAGAAATACCTTTACCGGACTTAATGAAGTTAGGACGGATATTGTGGAGGCTGCTGAGGGAATGGGGGCTACTACATATCAGATATTTAAAGGGGTTTATTTTCCTTTGGCTTTACCGTCCATATTGTCTGGATTACGTATTACGACAGTAATGCTGGTGGCGCTTACGGGATTGGCTGCTTTGATTGGAGCAGGCGGTCTTGGTCAGGCCATATTTAGAGGTCTTAATACCATGAATACGCCTATGATTGTGACAGGTTCGTTACTTATCTCCTTGTTTGCCATTTTGGGTGATCGCTTTGTGGGTGTTTTGGAGGGTAGGGTCGTTAGGATGGTTAGCCATAATGCTTCCAGAAGGTTAAAGCGCAAAGTATTCATGAATATGTTTGTTCTTCTTTTTGTGTTGCTGGCTGCTACTGTTTATCTTAATCCATTTTCTTCCTCAGGTCATCAAACGGTTACGGTGGCTTCCAAGCCAACAGGTGAGCAGTTTATTCTGGGAGAGATTATGGCGCAGTTGATTGAAGAAAATACCGACTTACAAGTGATCAGGAAGTTCGGTATCGGAGGGGGAACCACAAATATTCATCCTGCTATGATGAGTGGAGAAGTGGATATGTATGTGGAATATACGGGTACTGGATGGATGAATGTATTAAATGAGAAGCTGCCGAATGATAATCAGGTTGTGTTTGACTTGCTTAAAAGTGAGTATGAAGAAAAATTTAAGTTCAAATGGCTAGGATTGCTTGGTTTTAATAACACCTACGCACTTGCTATACCCGATAGCTTGGCCGATCAATTTAATATACGCAATAGTTCTGATTTAGCACGAAACAGTCAGTACTTTATGTTTGGAGCAGAGTTTGACTTTTTTGAACGTCCCGATGGTTACCAGGGTTTAGTGGATACCTATGGTTTTCATTTTGCTTCCATTCATGAGATGGATATTAATTTACGATACAATGCCATTGTTCAGGGGAAGGTAAATGCCATAGATGCTTTTACTACTGATGCAAAAATTGTAGCGCAAAACCTGAGAGTGTTGGATGATGATTTGAATTATTTTCCCAGTTATGAAGCGGGGGTTGTCATACGAAGTGAGATTTTGCAAGAACACCCCGAATTAGAACCTTTATTGTTGAAATTGAATGGAGAAATATCAACAGAAACGATGATGAAAATGAACTATCAGGTGGAAGTAGCACAGAAAGATCCAAAACAAGTAGCAGCGTCGTTCATTCAACAGTTAAAAAAGAAATCATGA
- a CDS encoding TetR/AcrR family transcriptional regulator: MARTKNYIEEEVIEKAMNLFWRNGYQTTSTRMLEKEMGINQFSIYSSFKNKEGVYIESIKCYKNKLKEITDKLKRSTNAVEGIKTFFYDFAHFSCQDGTPKGCLVINTFAELGKDADTDIIREAQLVVDGIHSLFKHNLALDKNKEEHILEEQANYLVVSLIGMGVASKVLGMEQLRDFIECTFVNV, from the coding sequence ATGGCTCGAACAAAAAATTATATAGAAGAAGAGGTGATTGAAAAAGCGATGAACCTTTTCTGGCGAAACGGATATCAGACAACCTCAACGCGTATGCTGGAGAAAGAGATGGGGATTAATCAGTTTTCTATTTATTCTAGTTTTAAAAATAAAGAAGGTGTATATATAGAGAGTATTAAGTGTTATAAAAATAAGCTTAAAGAAATAACAGATAAACTTAAGCGTTCGACCAATGCAGTGGAAGGAATAAAGACGTTTTTTTATGATTTTGCGCATTTCTCGTGTCAGGATGGAACACCTAAGGGATGTTTGGTAATTAATACTTTTGCAGAGTTGGGAAAGGATGCCGATACTGACATAATACGAGAAGCACAATTGGTAGTTGATGGTATTCATAGTTTATTCAAGCATAATCTGGCATTGGATAAAAATAAGGAGGAGCATATCTTAGAAGAGCAAGCCAATTATTTAGTGGTTTCACTGATTGGAATGGGGGTAGCTTCTAAGGTGTTGGGAATGGAACAGTTGCGTGATTTTATTGAGTGTACTTTTGTGAATGTTTAG
- a CDS encoding dipeptidase, translating to MHKTKVSLSLIMAIGLLFPQISMACTNFLITKNASADNSTMISYAADSHDLYGELYYWPGQTWPDDAMLDVYEWDTGKYLGQIKQAKKTYTVIGNINENQVAIAETTFGGRKELVDTSGIIDYGSLIYIALQRSRSAREAIKIMTDLVAEYGYYSSGESFSIADKNEVWIMEMIGKGTGNKGAVWVARKIPNGMVSGHANQARITTFPLNDEENCLYADDVIDFAKEQGYFDGKKKDFSFADSYAPLDYGALRFCEARVWSGFRLMNPEMDKFEGYIKGESSERLPLWIKPSKKISYRDVQNIMRDHFEGTSLDMTKDAGAGSFARPYRFRPLTWKVDDQEYFNERAIATQQTGFSFVAQLRDWLPDAIGGILWFGVDDAATSVYVPIYCGINAIPHHFAVGNGSLLEYSSTSAFWIFNRVSNQAYSRYSHMIQDIKKVQKGLEDKFEDYAPVIEQAAVNLNKLDPQKAKAFITEYSLAQSKITFDAWKKLDEFLMVKYLDGNLHKEENGVFLRNKHGRPYPAQFPGYSKEFYEKIVKETGDKLKMKKLPREKSNH from the coding sequence ATGCATAAAACAAAGGTTTCACTCTCATTGATCATGGCTATTGGCTTGCTATTTCCCCAAATAAGCATGGCATGCACCAATTTTTTAATTACTAAAAACGCATCGGCCGATAACTCTACCATGATATCATATGCAGCCGATTCTCATGATTTATACGGCGAGCTATATTACTGGCCGGGTCAGACTTGGCCTGACGATGCCATGCTGGATGTATATGAATGGGATACGGGCAAATACTTAGGCCAAATAAAACAAGCAAAGAAAACCTACACGGTCATTGGCAATATCAACGAAAATCAGGTAGCCATTGCTGAAACCACCTTTGGCGGTCGCAAGGAGCTTGTTGACACAAGCGGCATCATCGACTATGGAAGTCTTATTTACATTGCATTACAACGATCCAGATCGGCACGTGAAGCCATCAAAATCATGACAGACTTGGTAGCCGAATATGGTTATTACAGTTCTGGAGAGTCATTTTCCATTGCCGATAAAAACGAGGTATGGATTATGGAAATGATTGGCAAAGGCACAGGAAACAAAGGTGCCGTATGGGTAGCCCGAAAAATTCCTAATGGGATGGTTTCTGGCCATGCCAACCAGGCACGCATCACCACCTTCCCACTGAACGATGAAGAAAATTGCTTGTATGCAGACGATGTTATTGACTTCGCCAAAGAGCAAGGTTATTTCGATGGTAAGAAAAAAGACTTCAGCTTTGCAGACTCCTATGCACCTTTAGATTACGGTGCGCTTCGTTTTTGTGAAGCTCGTGTTTGGTCCGGATTCCGCCTAATGAACCCGGAGATGGACAAATTTGAAGGGTATATCAAAGGAGAATCAAGCGAACGCCTTCCTTTATGGATTAAACCATCTAAAAAGATCTCCTACCGCGATGTTCAAAATATCATGCGTGATCACTTTGAAGGCACCTCATTGGATATGACCAAAGATGCCGGTGCCGGATCTTTTGCCCGTCCATATCGTTTCCGTCCATTAACATGGAAAGTAGATGATCAGGAATATTTTAACGAAAGAGCCATTGCCACACAACAAACTGGCTTTTCTTTTGTAGCACAACTACGCGACTGGCTTCCTGATGCCATTGGAGGTATTCTTTGGTTTGGCGTAGACGATGCTGCCACGTCTGTTTATGTTCCTATTTATTGTGGCATTAACGCCATACCTCATCATTTTGCGGTAGGCAATGGAAGCTTATTGGAATATTCCTCCACATCTGCATTTTGGATATTCAATCGAGTATCAAACCAGGCATATAGCAGATATAGCCACATGATACAAGATATAAAAAAGGTTCAGAAAGGTTTAGAGGATAAATTTGAAGACTATGCCCCAGTGATTGAGCAAGCAGCTGTCAACCTCAACAAACTCGATCCTCAAAAAGCAAAAGCCTTCATTACCGAATATTCTCTGGCACAAAGTAAAATTACCTTTGACGCATGGAAAAAGCTGGATGAATTCCTAATGGTAAAATATCTCGATGGAAACCTACACAAGGAAGAAAATGGTGTCTTTTTACGCAATAAACATGGACGTCCTTACCCGGCACAATTTCCAGGTTATAGCAAAGAGTTCTACGAAAAAATAGTAAAAGAAACGGGTGACAAGTTGAAAATGAAGAAATTACCCAGAGAAAAAAGCAATCACTAG
- a CDS encoding helix-turn-helix domain-containing protein, whose translation MSILHVKNITEYHRLMQLPKPQHPLISVINFAAIKRKENITVSRFTHGFYSIALKQVFNGKMKYGQQEYDFDEGVLAFIAPNQVMRIEVEDEQKLNHSGWLLLFHPDFLWHTSLAQKIKKYDFFGYALTEALHLSEEEQNTLADLMQSINQEYSSNIDKFSQDVIISQLELLLTYSRRFYERQFITRKKSNHRILEQFETLLNHYFKSKDLQENGLPTVNYLSASLNLSPNYLSRLLKTETGKSTQEFIHEKLMELAKEKLSTTELTVNEIAYDLGFEHPQSFGKLFKKKNKLTPLAFRKLYN comes from the coding sequence ATGTCTATACTTCATGTAAAAAATATCACAGAATATCATAGATTAATGCAGTTGCCTAAACCGCAGCACCCTTTAATCAGTGTGATTAATTTTGCCGCTATTAAGAGAAAAGAAAATATTACGGTTTCACGATTTACGCATGGTTTTTATTCGATTGCCTTAAAACAGGTATTTAATGGAAAAATGAAATACGGGCAACAGGAATACGACTTTGACGAAGGTGTATTAGCTTTTATCGCGCCAAATCAAGTAATGCGTATTGAGGTAGAAGATGAACAAAAATTAAATCATTCGGGTTGGCTACTTCTTTTTCATCCCGATTTTCTGTGGCATACATCTCTCGCGCAAAAAATAAAGAAATATGATTTCTTTGGTTACGCATTAACCGAGGCATTGCATCTTTCAGAGGAGGAACAAAATACTTTAGCTGATTTAATGCAAAGTATTAATCAAGAATATAGTTCAAATATTGATAAATTCAGTCAAGATGTTATCATTTCGCAGTTAGAATTATTACTTACCTATTCCAGGCGTTTTTATGAACGGCAGTTTATTACACGAAAGAAATCGAATCATAGAATACTTGAGCAATTCGAAACCCTTTTAAATCATTATTTTAAAAGCAAAGATCTTCAGGAAAATGGATTGCCAACAGTTAATTATCTGTCTGCTTCATTGAACCTATCGCCCAATTACTTAAGTAGGTTATTAAAAACAGAAACGGGCAAAAGCACCCAAGAATTTATTCACGAAAAACTAATGGAATTAGCCAAAGAGAAACTATCAACTACGGAGTTAACAGTCAATGAAATTGCCTATGATTTGGGATTTGAGCATCCACAATCATTTGGAAAATTGTTCAAGAAAAAAAACAAATTGACACCTTTAGCATTTAGGAAATTATATAATTAA
- a CDS encoding SDR family NAD(P)-dependent oxidoreductase — translation MENKIKIALVTGGSRGLGKNMALELAKKGIHIVLTYNSNEEKAKEVIESIERIGQQAIMVKLNVADFQSFEEFFGIVKKLIKSKFGVDKIDYLINNAGIGINALFAQTTEEQLDTLYNVQFKGTYLLTQSALSILNEGGGIVNISTELTRFALNGFSAYASMKSAIETLTKYQAKELGERKIRSNVIAPGAIETDFGGGAVRDNKKMNSFIAASTALGRVGLPDDIGSVVAFLCTDDAKWINAQRIEVSGGQMI, via the coding sequence ATGGAAAACAAAATAAAAATTGCTTTAGTAACTGGCGGTAGTCGTGGCTTAGGGAAAAATATGGCCTTAGAATTAGCCAAAAAAGGAATTCACATAGTATTGACTTATAATAGCAACGAGGAAAAAGCTAAAGAAGTTATTGAATCCATTGAGCGTATAGGACAACAAGCTATTATGGTTAAATTAAACGTTGCTGATTTCCAAAGTTTCGAAGAGTTCTTTGGTATTGTTAAAAAGTTGATTAAATCAAAATTTGGAGTTGATAAAATTGACTACCTTATAAATAATGCAGGAATTGGTATAAACGCACTATTTGCACAAACAACCGAAGAACAATTAGATACGCTTTATAATGTTCAGTTTAAAGGCACCTATTTGTTAACGCAAAGTGCATTGTCAATTCTTAACGAAGGTGGCGGAATTGTAAATATTTCAACAGAACTTACTCGTTTTGCGTTAAACGGCTTTTCTGCTTATGCTTCTATGAAAAGTGCGATTGAAACCTTGACAAAATATCAGGCCAAAGAATTAGGTGAAAGAAAAATTCGGTCTAATGTCATTGCACCAGGAGCTATTGAAACTGATTTTGGTGGTGGCGCAGTTAGAGATAATAAAAAAATGAATAGTTTTATAGCAGCTAGTACCGCTTTAGGACGTGTTGGATTACCAGATGATATTGGAAGTGTTGTTGCATTTTTGTGTACTGATGATGCAAAATGGATAAATGCACAACGCATAGAAGTGTCTGGAGGACAAATGATTTAA
- the lgt gene encoding prolipoprotein diacylglyceryl transferase, translating into MILDFVTWTVKPEIFSWGPISVRYYGLFFAIAFMLGYQLMEKMFKWEKIPLPWLEKLFMYVVIATIVGARLGHVFFYGWDYYSQHLDEILMVWKGGLASHGGALGIVIAIIIYSKKVTKKSPIWTLDRVVIPTALAAFFIRMGNLMNSEIYGHATDVPWAFRFVGNFHQWLGGAEPVFTQPSHPTQIYEALTYLALFGVIMWMYWKTDAKDRTGLIFGVFLIGTFLSRFFVEFVKNDQESFEADMLLNMGQWLSIPFVLAGIYFVVKAKKSSCG; encoded by the coding sequence ATGATACTTGACTTTGTTACCTGGACCGTAAAACCCGAAATATTCTCATGGGGTCCTATATCTGTACGATATTATGGATTGTTTTTTGCCATCGCTTTTATGTTGGGTTATCAACTGATGGAAAAGATGTTTAAGTGGGAAAAAATTCCATTGCCCTGGTTGGAGAAATTGTTTATGTATGTGGTAATAGCCACCATTGTGGGAGCTAGATTGGGGCATGTGTTTTTTTATGGTTGGGATTATTATTCACAACATTTGGACGAGATACTTATGGTGTGGAAAGGTGGTCTGGCTAGTCATGGTGGTGCCTTGGGAATTGTAATTGCCATCATTATATATTCTAAAAAAGTCACAAAGAAATCACCTATATGGACTTTGGATCGCGTGGTTATACCAACAGCTCTTGCTGCCTTTTTTATTCGAATGGGTAACCTGATGAATTCTGAAATATACGGGCATGCTACAGATGTGCCTTGGGCATTTCGTTTTGTGGGTAATTTTCATCAATGGTTGGGAGGTGCTGAACCGGTGTTTACTCAACCCTCGCATCCTACACAAATATATGAGGCACTGACTTATTTGGCTTTGTTTGGGGTGATAATGTGGATGTATTGGAAAACAGATGCTAAAGATCGTACCGGGTTAATCTTTGGTGTCTTTCTGATTGGTACATTTTTGTCGCGTTTCTTTGTGGAGTTTGTGAAAAATGACCAAGAGTCCTTTGAAGCTGATATGTTATTAAATATGGGACAATGGTTAAGTATTCCTTTTGTATTGGCCGGTATTTATTTTGTTGTTAAAGCAAAAAAAAGTAGCTGTGGATAA